The window ACAATCACCAGTCCGGCAACCGAGGTGGTGACCATCTGAATGCCGGTCGGAATGCCTAAGCGTAGAATGATTCTGCTGAGTTCCGGCTGATGGCGGATATGCTGCATTAAGGCCCAGTTGGGGCGCAGAGGATGATCTTTCCAGTTTAAATACACATACAGGAAAATCAGCGCAATCAGCACGCCGATGGTGGCGGCGATGGCGGGGGCAATAATGCCCAACTGAGGAAAGCCGAATTTGCCTAAAATCAGCACCGGGGTAATGATCAGCCCGGCGGCGATGGTCATGGCCGAAGCGATCAGCGGCGTGGCGCTGTCGCCGACGCCGCGCAGAATGGAGGTATAGATAATATAGACAAACAGCAGCGGGCTGCCGGCCAGCATCCACTGCACATAAGGCACAGAAAGATGCAGCACGTCAGGCGCCGTGCCCAGCGCCAGCAAAACCGGCTTGGCGAACAGCATGCCCAGCAGGGCAATCAGCGTGCCGCCAATCAGGGTCATGAATAAGGTGGAGCCGACCACGCAGCGCACTTTTTCCACATTCTGCGCGCCCCAAGCCTGCCCGACCAGCACGGTCGTGCCGGCGGACAGGCCAATCACAAAGGCCATCAGGCAGAACAGGATGGGGAAATATACGGATACCGCAGCAATGGCGTGCACGCCCATCATTTGCCCGACAAAAACCGTATTGATGGTGCCGGACAGGTTCTGCAGGATATTGGTGGCGATCAAAGGGAGCAGAAAAAATAAAAAATTTTTCCATAATTTCTGCTGATTTACGAGAGGCTGATGCTCCTGCATGCGCAATCCTTTGATCTTGTTCTGAGGCTTATTTTCAGGCTTCACATTAGCATATCTGGGCTGAAAAAAGCCTGAATTTTTAAGTAACTTAGACAGCGTTTTAGGGCGAAGGCAAAAGGGCAGAATGCTGTTTTGGGCTAATTTGATTCCTGTTTTTATCTAGCGGACGGATTTGTAGATTTGCTTTACATTGACCGTTTTCTGCTGCTTTTGAAAGGAGAAAAGCAGCGGAATTCTTTTGTTTGGCTGAAGCTAAGTTCCTTGAGTTTTAGTTTTTTAGGATAGTCATATTAAACGATAGCAAGTCCATTCAGCGCGCCAGAAAGGAAAACACAAATGGCCTGATCAGGCCATATCTGCCAAAATCCTCATCACTTGCTCATGTTTCAAAAGAGCAGGTTCAGCCGATAGAATCCGCCATTTCTAAAAATTGGCCTTGAAGTGTTTTTGCTTTTGGGCTGAGTTTATAAATAAACGGCACTTTATCTAAAATCTTAAAACCCAATTTAGTGACGTTAAGCAGCGCTGTTAAAGATTTTATGGATTCATTATCTTTGATTTTTTTAGGCATATTGCGGAAAATAAAAACGGTGAATGAATCACCGTTTTTATCATGCATTGAATGGAAAGAGCAGCTTACTTCAGCAGCGGCTTCAGGAACTTCGCGGTATGCGAAACCTTGGATTTCACCACATCTTCAGGCGTGCCTTCGGCAATGATCATGCCGCCGCCGGCGCCGCCCTCAGGGCCAAGGTCAATCACCCAGTCCGCGGTTTTAATCACGTCCAGATTATGCTCAATCACCACAATGGTATTGCCCTTGTTGCGCAGCTCATGCAGGATATCCAGCAGCTTGGCAATGTCATGGAAATGCAGGCCTGTGGTCGGCTCATCCAGCACATACAGGGTCTTGCCGGTATCGCGCTTGGCCAGTTCACGCGCCAGCTTGACCCGCTGCGCCTCGCCGCCGGACAGCGTCGTTGCTGACTGGCCCAGGCGGATATAGCCCAAGCCGACCTGATGCAGGGTTTCCAGGCGGCGGTGAATCACGGGAATGGCGTCAAAGAAATGCATCGCGTCTTCTACAGTCATTTCCAGCACATCGGAAATATTCCGGCCCTTATAGTTCACTTCCAGCGTTTCGCGGTTATAGCGCTTGCCGTGGCAGGCGTCGCAGGGCACATACATATCCGGCAGGAAATGCATGGCGACCTTAATCATGCCGTCGCCTTCGCAGGCTTCACAGCGCCCGCCCTTCACGTTAAAGGAGAAGCGCCCAGCCGCGTAGCCGCGGGCTTTGGCTTCCTGAGTCTGCGCAAACAGCTCGCGGATCGGGGTGAACAGGCCGGTATAGGTTGCAGGGTTGGAGCGCGGGGTGCGGCCAATCGGGCTTTGGTCAATATCCACCACTTTGTCCAGGAACTGCAGGCCGTCAATCGAATCGAACTTCTCTGCAGTTAAGGTGGTTGCGCCGTTCAGCTGCGTCGCCGCCAGCGGCAGCAGGGTGCGGTTAATCAGCGTGGATTTTCCTGAGCCGGAAACGCCGGTCACGCAGGTCATAATGCCCATTGGAATGGTCAGGTCGACATTTTTCAGGTTGTGGCCGGCGGCGCCCAGCAGCTTGATCTGCTCTTCGGGCTTCGGCGGCGCGGTGCGCTTTTCCGGCACGGCAATTTTCAGCTTTCCTGAAAGGTACTGGCCGGTCAGCGAGTCTTCATGGGCCGCCAGCTCTTCATAAGTGCCCTCGGCAATGATATGGCCGCCGTGGATGCCTGCGCCCGGGCCGATGTCAATAATATGGTCGGCCGCGCGGATCGCGTCTTCATCATGCTCTACCACCAGCACGGTATTGCCCAAGTCGCGCAGGCGCACCAGCGTTTCCAGCAGGCGGTCGTTGTCGCGCTGATGCAGGCCAATCGACGGCTCATCCAGCACGTACATCACGCCCATCAGCCCCGCGCCAATCTGCGAGGCCAGGCGGATGCGCTGCGCTTCGCCGCCGGACAGGGTTTCCGCGGAACGCGACAGGCTGAGGTAGTTCAGGCCGACCGAAACCAGAAAATGCAGGCGCTCGCGGATTTCCTTGAAAATCTTGTCGGCAATTTCTCCTTTGGCGCCGGTTAAGTGCAGGTTCTGATAATACTGCTCGGCATCGCCAATCGACATCCGGGTGATTTCGGCAATGGTTTTGTCCCTGACCCGCACATTGCGGGAAATTTCATTCAGGCGGGAACCGCCGCAGGCGTCGCAGGCGGCGTTGGACAGGTACTGCGCCAAATCATCGCGCACATAGCTGGATTCGGTTTCACGGTAGCGGCGCTCCAGATGCGGCAGGATGCCTTCAAAGGGCTGCACGCGGCTATGCCGGCGGCCGCGCTCATCAATGTAGCTCAGGTCAATTTTTTCCTTGCCTGTGCCGTAGAGGAATTTCTTCTTGCTGTCAGCATCCAGCTCATGCCAAGGCGTGTCCAGGCTGAAGCCGTAATGATCGGCGACTTTCTGGATCATGCTGTAGTAATACAGGCGCTGCCTGTCCCAGCCGCGGATGGCGCCTTCGCTGACGCTGAGCGCATTGTTCGGAATCAGCTTGTCGGCGCTGAAATGGCTGCGCGTGCCGAGGCCGTCGCAGACCGGGCAGGCGCCGAAGGGGTTGTTGAAGGAAAACAGGCGCGGCTCCAGCTCCGCCACGGCGCGGTCGCACTCGGGGCAGGAGTGCTTGGCGGAGAACACGCGGTCGGCCTGTCCGCCGTCCATCCATGACAGAACCGCAATGTCGCCGCCCAGGCGCAGCGCGGTTTCAAAGCTTTCGGCTATGCGGTTGCCGAGGTCTTCGCGGACTTTAAAGCGGTCAACCACCACTTCAATGGTATGCTTTTTCTTTTTGTCCAGTTCCGGCGGCGCGTCAATTTCAATAATTTCGCCATCCACCCGCGCGCGTACAAAGCCCTGGCCCTGCAGCTGTTCAAACAGCGCGGTGTATTCGCCCTTGCGGTCGCGCACCACAGGCGCAAGCAGCATTAAAGCGGTGCCTTCGTCCAGGCTTTTCACCGCATCGACCATTTCCGACACGGTTTGCGCCACCATCGGCAGGTCATGCTCCGGGCAGTACGGCGTGCCGACGCGGGCATACAGCAGGCGCAGGTAGTCGTAAATTTCGGTGATGGTGCCGACGGTGGAGCGCGGGTTGTGGCTGGTGGATTTCTGCTCAATGGCAATTGCCGGGCTGAGGCCTTCAATTGAATCAACTTCCGGCTTTTCCATCTGCGATAGGAACTGGCGCGCATAGGCGGACAGCGACTCGACATAGCGGCGCTGGCCTTCGGCATACAGCGTGTCAAAGGCTAAGGATGATTTGCCTGAACCCGAAAGCCCCGTAATCACCACAAACTTGTCGCGTGGAATATCGAGCGACACATTCTTTAAGTTATGAGTGCGCGCGCCCCGAATACGGATATGACTTTGGCTCATGCAATGGTCCTGAAAAAATTCATCAAAAACCTTTATATGATAGCGCATGAAAAATGTTCAAGTGTAAAAAACCGCGGATTTCCGCGCCGGATTGCGAGAAAAATACACCGATGCGGCGGGGCGGCGCGTCCGGCGCGCTGAGCGCAAGCCCGCCGGGCCTGCTAAAATAGCCCGATTCAATTCTGCAGGATGCCGCGGCTGGACGGCGCAGCATAACGAGGACAGCACATGAAGATGAAAACTAAATGCGGCGTTTTGCTGGCGGCCCTGCTGCTGGCCGGCTGCAGCCGGGCGCCGCAGGCTGAAGGCCCAAAATACGCATCGGCTGCCGAAGCTGCGCAGGCGCTGAATGCGGAAAATGCGGCGATTGACCGGCTGATTGGGCAGCTGGCCAAAGCCGATTCAGATGCTGAACGCAAAAAGCTGTCCTGCGTGCAGATTCCGCAGCAGTATGACCGCATGCTGGGCGTGCTGGAAGCCAATCAGCAGCTGATGACCGAGGCCGACAGGAAGGTGCAGGATGCATTCCGGCAGCTGGCCCTGCAGCAGAAGGTGCGCTTTGCCGGCAATCTGCTGTGCAGATCCTGAAGCTGCTCCGGCATGGCCGCCCGGCAGCGCAATGCATCAAAAAAACCTGTCCGGGGCTTTGGCTCAGCAGGAAAAGCCGTCATACTTGTGCGCATTAAATCTGAAGCGCTGTTTTAAGCTTCAGCGATTTTCCCCTAATTTTTATAGATTCATAGGTCGATCTGTCATGATGAAACATTTTGGTTTCTCAATCATATTTACGGTCGTGTGCCTGGGCATTTCTGCGTACTGGGGCTTCAGCCACGGGCCAAACGCAGGCATTCAGGCCATGTTTACGGCGCTGACCATTACCGCCATTCTTGCGGTGATGGAAGTGTCGCTGTCATTTGACAATGCTGTGGTCAACGCTTCGGTGCTGCGCGGCTGGGACCATTTCTGGAAAATGCTGTTCCTGACCGTCGGCATTTTAGTGGCGGTGTTCGGCATGCGCCTGATTTTCCCGGTGGCGATTGTCGCGGTTACAGCGGATATGGGCTTTATGGAAGTGGTCAGCCTGGCGCTGAATGATCCGAAAACCTACTCGCAGCGCCTGATGGATCACCATCCTGAAATCGCCGCGTTCGGCGGCGCCTTCCTGCTGCTGGTGTTCCTGAATTTCTTTCTGGATGAAGGCAAGGACACCCATTGGTTCAAATGGCTGGAAGCGCGCCTGTCGAATCTGGCCAACGTGCCTGCCATGTCGGCTTTCCTTGCGCTGATTGCGCTGCTGGTGATGGCGTCAAATGTCGAAGAAGCGAAGCGACTGGTGGTGACTCTGGCCGGCATCTGGGGCATTGTGGTGTACATCGGCGTGCAGGTGCTGAGCCATCTGCTGGGCGGCGAACCGGAAATTGACGAAGACGGCAATGCGGTCGCGCATGACGCCAGCGGCGCCTCTACCGGCGTGATCAAGGCCGGCATCGGCGGCTTCCTGTACCTGGAAGTGCTGGATGCATCCTTCAGCTTTGACGGCGTGATCGGCGCCTTCGCGATTACTTCAGATGTGGTGATCATCATGCTGGGCCTGGCGATTGGCGCGATGTTCGTGCGTTCAATGACCATTTATCTGGTGGAAAAAGGCACGCTGGATGCCTATATCTATCTGGAGCACGGCGCGCACTACGCGATTGGCGCTCTGGCGTTCATCATGCTGGCCAGCGGCACCGGCGTGCATGTACCTGAAGTGGTGACCGGCCTGATTGGCGTGGCGTTTATTGTCTGGGCGATTATCGCTTCAATTCAGTACCGCAAGCGTCAGGAACAGCACGGTTAATCCTGGCTTAAGAAACAAATGCTTCAATCTGAGGGCGCATGCAATGCGCCCTTTTTTATTGGCGCGCTGCCGTGAATACATCAGCAGCGCCTGCAGGAATGATGTAGGATATCCCCATCCATTTGGCCCTTAAATTTACGCTGATTGATATGATGAATGCTTTAGAACGCCGCTCAACTTTTGCCCTAAGCAGCATTTTTGCATTGCGCATGTTGGGCCTGTTCATGATTATCCCGGTATTTTCGGTGGCAGGGCAGTCTTATCAATATGCAACACCGGCTTTAATCGGCCTTGCGGTGGGCGTATACGGCCTGACTCAGGCAGTTCTGCAGATTCCGTTCAGCCTGATTGCCGACCGCTACAGCCGCAAGCCTCTGGTGGTGATCGGCCTGCTGCTGTTTGCCCTGGGCGGCGCGGTGGCGGCCATGTCCGAAACCATTTACGGGGTGATTATCGGCCGCGCGATTGCCGGCGGCGGCGCAGTGTCCGCAGTGGTGATGGCCCTGCTGGCCGATGTGACCCGCGAAGAGCAGCGCACTAAAGCCATGGCGGCGATGGGCATGAGCATCGGCCTGTCCTTTGTGGTGGCGTTCAGCCTGGGGCCGTGGCTGACCGGCCTGGTCGGCATTTCCGGCCTGTTCTGGGTCACCACCGTTATGGGCCTGGCGGCGATCAGCATGCTGCTGCTGGTGCCGAAAGTCACCCGCCAT is drawn from Acinetobacter sp. WCHAc010034 and contains these coding sequences:
- a CDS encoding DUF475 domain-containing protein, which gives rise to MMKHFGFSIIFTVVCLGISAYWGFSHGPNAGIQAMFTALTITAILAVMEVSLSFDNAVVNASVLRGWDHFWKMLFLTVGILVAVFGMRLIFPVAIVAVTADMGFMEVVSLALNDPKTYSQRLMDHHPEIAAFGGAFLLLVFLNFFLDEGKDTHWFKWLEARLSNLANVPAMSAFLALIALLVMASNVEEAKRLVVTLAGIWGIVVYIGVQVLSHLLGGEPEIDEDGNAVAHDASGASTGVIKAGIGGFLYLEVLDASFSFDGVIGAFAITSDVVIIMLGLAIGAMFVRSMTIYLVEKGTLDAYIYLEHGAHYAIGALAFIMLASGTGVHVPEVVTGLIGVAFIVWAIIASIQYRKRQEQHG
- the uvrA gene encoding excinuclease ABC subunit UvrA → MSQSHIRIRGARTHNLKNVSLDIPRDKFVVITGLSGSGKSSLAFDTLYAEGQRRYVESLSAYARQFLSQMEKPEVDSIEGLSPAIAIEQKSTSHNPRSTVGTITEIYDYLRLLYARVGTPYCPEHDLPMVAQTVSEMVDAVKSLDEGTALMLLAPVVRDRKGEYTALFEQLQGQGFVRARVDGEIIEIDAPPELDKKKKHTIEVVVDRFKVREDLGNRIAESFETALRLGGDIAVLSWMDGGQADRVFSAKHSCPECDRAVAELEPRLFSFNNPFGACPVCDGLGTRSHFSADKLIPNNALSVSEGAIRGWDRQRLYYYSMIQKVADHYGFSLDTPWHELDADSKKKFLYGTGKEKIDLSYIDERGRRHSRVQPFEGILPHLERRYRETESSYVRDDLAQYLSNAACDACGGSRLNEISRNVRVRDKTIAEITRMSIGDAEQYYQNLHLTGAKGEIADKIFKEIRERLHFLVSVGLNYLSLSRSAETLSGGEAQRIRLASQIGAGLMGVMYVLDEPSIGLHQRDNDRLLETLVRLRDLGNTVLVVEHDEDAIRAADHIIDIGPGAGIHGGHIIAEGTYEELAAHEDSLTGQYLSGKLKIAVPEKRTAPPKPEEQIKLLGAAGHNLKNVDLTIPMGIMTCVTGVSGSGKSTLINRTLLPLAATQLNGATTLTAEKFDSIDGLQFLDKVVDIDQSPIGRTPRSNPATYTGLFTPIRELFAQTQEAKARGYAAGRFSFNVKGGRCEACEGDGMIKVAMHFLPDMYVPCDACHGKRYNRETLEVNYKGRNISDVLEMTVEDAMHFFDAIPVIHRRLETLHQVGLGYIRLGQSATTLSGGEAQRVKLARELAKRDTGKTLYVLDEPTTGLHFHDIAKLLDILHELRNKGNTIVVIEHNLDVIKTADWVIDLGPEGGAGGGMIIAEGTPEDVVKSKVSHTAKFLKPLLK
- a CDS encoding MATE family efflux transporter; this translates as MQEHQPLVNQQKLWKNFLFFLLPLIATNILQNLSGTINTVFVGQMMGVHAIAAVSVYFPILFCLMAFVIGLSAGTTVLVGQAWGAQNVEKVRCVVGSTLFMTLIGGTLIALLGMLFAKPVLLALGTAPDVLHLSVPYVQWMLAGSPLLFVYIIYTSILRGVGDSATPLIASAMTIAAGLIITPVLILGKFGFPQLGIIAPAIAATIGVLIALIFLYVYLNWKDHPLRPNWALMQHIRHQPELSRIILRLGIPTGIQMVTTSVAGLVIVGLVNRYGADATAAYGAVNQVLNYIQFPALSISIAASIFASQAIGAGKSELLNKVTRTALGMNLAITGTLVALAYLFSKYLMALFITDPQVVALGQQLLFIVLWSILFFGASAIFASIMRASGTVSVPMMINITAILLVEVPCAYLFSAWWGLQGIWHAYALAFVCLCIAQGLYYQFFWKKKAIKALI